DNA from candidate division KSB1 bacterium:
TTTAGCGTTGGTAAACCGCCACATGCCACATAAAAAGTTTGCAATAAAACTTCCGTTTAAAACCGCTTTTGCGAATGAGCGCCTCAATTGCCTGAGTGGGATGTATGTAGAGTCGAAAAGGATTGTGCTTTATTTTGAAAAAGAAATTTGGGATTCGCACACCAAACTTCATCCACCAGGTATCAACGGGATAAATCACACCGTAGATTTTTCCCGCCTTTTGTGAAGAAAGACCCACAAGTGTTTGTAGATCAGGGTAGCAGCAAATGACTTTATCCAGGGTTACGATATCTGCTGAAGGAATCTCCTTAACCATCTCGACAAAATCGCCCTGAATGAAATTGACCTCATCCAAATAACCTTGTCGCTCCGCCTCCTTCTTTGCCGCTTCCAAATAAGCTGACGAGCCTTCGACCTCGGTGGCTTGACTTAGACCGGATTTGAATAGTTCACTCTGAATAGCGCCGACTCCACCGCCAATATCGAGCAAGGTTAACCCCTCTACCCCGGATGTTTGAATCGCTTCGAGTAAGATCCGAGTAGGTTTACCTGGGCCTTTCTTCCGATACTTTTGGAGTTCACGCTCAGCCAGTTTTTGATTAAACTGCTCCTCCATTCCCTGACACTGACAGCAATTCATGGCATACTTTGGCTTGTGATTTTAACCTGAGAAATTAAAGAAATTAATTGTATAATTACAAATTT
Protein-coding regions in this window:
- a CDS encoding methyltransferase domain-containing protein, with the translated sequence MEEQFNQKLAERELQKYRKKGPGKPTRILLEAIQTSGVEGLTLLDIGGGVGAIQSELFKSGLSQATEVEGSSAYLEAAKKEAERQGYLDEVNFIQGDFVEMVKEIPSADIVTLDKVICCYPDLQTLVGLSSQKAGKIYGVIYPVDTWWMKFGVRIPNFFFKIKHNPFRLYIHPTQAIEALIRKSGFKRKFYCKLFMWHVAVYQR